A single genomic interval of Microcebus murinus isolate Inina chromosome 24, M.murinus_Inina_mat1.0, whole genome shotgun sequence harbors:
- the AP3M2 gene encoding AP-3 complex subunit mu-2 isoform X2 — MIHSLFLINSCGDIFLEKHWKSVVSRSVCDYFFEAQERATEAENVPPVIPTPHHYLLSVYRHKIFFVAVIQTEVPPLFVIEFLHRVVDTFQDYFGVCSEPVIKDNVVVVYEVLEEMLDNGFPLATESNILKELIKPPTILRTVVNTITGSTNVGDQLPTGQLSVVPWRRTGVKYTNNEAYFDVIEEIDAIIDKSGSTITAEIQGVIDACVKLTGMPDLTLSFMNPRLLDDVSFHPCVRFKRWESERTLSFIPADGSFRLLSYHVSAQNLVAIPVYVRHNISFRDSSSLGRFEITVGPKQTMGKTIEGVMVTSQMPKGVLNMSLTPSQGTHTFDPVTKMLSWDVGKINPQKLPSLKGTMSLQTGASKPDENPTINLQFKIQQLAISGLKVNRLDMYGEKYKPFKGIKYMTKAGKFQVRT, encoded by the exons ATGATTCATAGTCTTTTCTTGATCAACTCCTGTGGAGATATTTTCCTGGAGAAACACTGGAAAAGCGTGGTCAGCCGTTCTGTTTGTGATTACTTTTTTGAGGCGCAAGAGAGAGCTACTGAGGCAGAAAATGTGCCTCCGGTCATCCCCACCCCTCACCATTACCTCCTAAGCGTTTACCGCCACAAGATCTTTTTTGTGGCTGTGATCCAGACGGAGGTCCCACCTCTGTTTGTCATTGAGTTTCTTCACCGAGTAGTAGACACATTTCAG GATTATTTTGGAGTGTGTTCAGAGCCGGTGATCAAAGACAATGTGGTTGTGGTTTATGAGGTATTAGAAGAGATGCTTGACAATGGGTTTCCGTTGGCTACCGAGTCGAACATCCTCAAAGAACTGATAAAACCTCCCACTATCCTTCGAACGGTTGTCAACACCATCACAG GAAGCACCAACGTGGGTGACCAGCTTCCCACTGGGCAGCTGTCAGTGGTGCCTTGGCGACGGACTGGGGTGAAATATACCAACAATGAGGCCTATTTTGATGTTATTGAAGAGATTGATGCCATTATTGATAAATCAG GTTCCACGATCACCGCTGAGATCCAGGGCGTGATTGACGCCTGCGTGAAGCTGACTGGGATGCCGGACCTCACGCTTTCCTTCATG AACCCCAGGTTGTTGGATGACGTCAGCTTTCATCCTTGTGTCCGTTTCAAACGCTGGGAATCCGAGCGCACCCTGTCCTTCATCCCTGCTGACGGGAGCTTCCGCCTGCTCTCTTACCATGTCAGTGCGCAGAA CCTGGTCGCCATTCCAGTGTACGTCAGACATAACATCAGCTTCCGGGACAGTAGTTCCCTCGGACGCTTCGAAATAACAGTGGGACCCAAGCAGACTATGGGGAAGACCATAGAGGGCGTGATGGTCACCAGCCAGATGCCCAAAGGGGTCCTGAATATGAGCCTCACTCCGTCTCAGGGGACGCACACGTTCGACCCCGTCACAAAG atgCTGTCTTGGGatgtaggaaaaataaatccCCAGAAGTTACCAAGTTTGAAGGGGACTATGAGTCTTCAGACTGGCGCTTCCAAACCGGATGAAAACCCCACAATTAACCTACAGTTTAAGATCCAGCAGCTCGCCATTTCTG
- the AP3M2 gene encoding AP-3 complex subunit mu-2 isoform X1 produces the protein MKLNMASFVFRVGNLQSPEAFRVKRLSPLSLTVSTMIHSLFLINSCGDIFLEKHWKSVVSRSVCDYFFEAQERATEAENVPPVIPTPHHYLLSVYRHKIFFVAVIQTEVPPLFVIEFLHRVVDTFQDYFGVCSEPVIKDNVVVVYEVLEEMLDNGFPLATESNILKELIKPPTILRTVVNTITGSTNVGDQLPTGQLSVVPWRRTGVKYTNNEAYFDVIEEIDAIIDKSGSTITAEIQGVIDACVKLTGMPDLTLSFMNPRLLDDVSFHPCVRFKRWESERTLSFIPADGSFRLLSYHVSAQNLVAIPVYVRHNISFRDSSSLGRFEITVGPKQTMGKTIEGVMVTSQMPKGVLNMSLTPSQGTHTFDPVTKMLSWDVGKINPQKLPSLKGTMSLQTGASKPDENPTINLQFKIQQLAISGLKVNRLDMYGEKYKPFKGIKYMTKAGKFQVRT, from the exons ATGAAACTGAATatggcttcttttgtttttagggtTGGCAACTTGCAGAGTCCTGAGGCATTCAGAGTGAAAAGGCTTTCTCCTCTCTCACTGACAGTCTCCACCATGATTCATAGTCTTTTCTTGATCAACTCCTGTGGAGATATTTTCCTGGAGAAACACTGGAAAAGCGTGGTCAGCCGTTCTGTTTGTGATTACTTTTTTGAGGCGCAAGAGAGAGCTACTGAGGCAGAAAATGTGCCTCCGGTCATCCCCACCCCTCACCATTACCTCCTAAGCGTTTACCGCCACAAGATCTTTTTTGTGGCTGTGATCCAGACGGAGGTCCCACCTCTGTTTGTCATTGAGTTTCTTCACCGAGTAGTAGACACATTTCAG GATTATTTTGGAGTGTGTTCAGAGCCGGTGATCAAAGACAATGTGGTTGTGGTTTATGAGGTATTAGAAGAGATGCTTGACAATGGGTTTCCGTTGGCTACCGAGTCGAACATCCTCAAAGAACTGATAAAACCTCCCACTATCCTTCGAACGGTTGTCAACACCATCACAG GAAGCACCAACGTGGGTGACCAGCTTCCCACTGGGCAGCTGTCAGTGGTGCCTTGGCGACGGACTGGGGTGAAATATACCAACAATGAGGCCTATTTTGATGTTATTGAAGAGATTGATGCCATTATTGATAAATCAG GTTCCACGATCACCGCTGAGATCCAGGGCGTGATTGACGCCTGCGTGAAGCTGACTGGGATGCCGGACCTCACGCTTTCCTTCATG AACCCCAGGTTGTTGGATGACGTCAGCTTTCATCCTTGTGTCCGTTTCAAACGCTGGGAATCCGAGCGCACCCTGTCCTTCATCCCTGCTGACGGGAGCTTCCGCCTGCTCTCTTACCATGTCAGTGCGCAGAA CCTGGTCGCCATTCCAGTGTACGTCAGACATAACATCAGCTTCCGGGACAGTAGTTCCCTCGGACGCTTCGAAATAACAGTGGGACCCAAGCAGACTATGGGGAAGACCATAGAGGGCGTGATGGTCACCAGCCAGATGCCCAAAGGGGTCCTGAATATGAGCCTCACTCCGTCTCAGGGGACGCACACGTTCGACCCCGTCACAAAG atgCTGTCTTGGGatgtaggaaaaataaatccCCAGAAGTTACCAAGTTTGAAGGGGACTATGAGTCTTCAGACTGGCGCTTCCAAACCGGATGAAAACCCCACAATTAACCTACAGTTTAAGATCCAGCAGCTCGCCATTTCTG